In Bacillota bacterium, the following are encoded in one genomic region:
- a CDS encoding AbrB family transcriptional regulator, whose product MSVNPMINSVAIGTLGGLVAYKLRIPAGALVGSMAAVVIAKLSGGHLAALPSEAKIATQIVVGVIIGVSIKELTWASIKSLAIPAVVICVCLMLAGVVSGLILTHLLHIDPVTAFFSSMPGGMNEMALAASDYGAHGPSVVILHFVRLVVVLCTSVPLIKWLSR is encoded by the coding sequence ATGTCCGTAAACCCAATGATCAACAGTGTCGCCATTGGGACTCTCGGAGGCTTAGTCGCGTACAAACTCAGAATCCCCGCGGGCGCGCTCGTAGGTTCCATGGCGGCCGTAGTCATCGCAAAACTCAGCGGCGGCCATCTCGCGGCGCTTCCTTCAGAGGCCAAAATCGCAACTCAGATAGTGGTAGGAGTCATCATCGGGGTCAGCATCAAGGAGCTAACCTGGGCAAGCATCAAGTCTTTGGCTATCCCTGCGGTTGTGATATGCGTCTGCCTAATGCTCGCGGGTGTCGTCTCCGGCCTGATCCTCACTCACCTCCTTCACATAGACCCGGTTACCGCCTTTTTCAGCTCGATGCCAGGGGGCATGAACGAGATGGCTCTTGCGGCCTCAGACTACGGCGCCCACGGCCCGTCAGTAGTGATCCTGCATTTCGTGAGGCTGGTGGTGGTCCTGTGTACAAGCGTCCCGCTGATCAAGTGGCTCTCTCGCTGA
- a CDS encoding MFS transporter — MKSDLATSSTQGMITKRIVGLAAVTFFVSIAGGLSGPVFPLYAQFRGASYSQVGAIAASASVLHALLAFPFGRLADIVGPELIFLFSAISVSLSAVIYPIARTVAMLALGKTLDSLCLAAFWPAMETASTTGKETAGHSMGIIYTVFPIAVFLGSSAGGWLAGAFGYQAAFHASLSAGLVAMVGVASGWWVPRTWRQRLGSLRRGGQGVGYRAIQAAGRAEGCSDRHTKGPADSGAPGYEGCEIRSEARGPRVYPGARLKLALAAVSCLSYCLIVGLMWTFVPLLADVRGLRVELVGLLVGMFWVGRVAISLAAGAVSERAGRGAVIVPALLVGAAGTAVLAYGQSEPVMFAGVSMMGLCTGALAPASLSLGSDCVPNEYRGWAMGLCETFCGLGFLVIGAAGGILGEIYGPSAPFVATAAATAVVAAVFAFFFWGWGRIIGVLQRRKPLSERAT; from the coding sequence TTGAAGTCAGATTTGGCGACAAGTAGCACGCAGGGGATGATCACAAAACGGATCGTCGGACTCGCGGCGGTCACGTTCTTTGTGTCGATCGCAGGGGGCCTGAGCGGTCCGGTCTTTCCGCTGTACGCCCAGTTCAGAGGAGCCTCTTACAGCCAGGTGGGGGCGATCGCGGCATCTGCCTCTGTCCTCCATGCCCTCCTAGCCTTCCCATTTGGCCGGCTCGCGGACATAGTTGGCCCCGAACTCATATTCCTTTTCTCTGCCATCTCCGTCTCACTGTCCGCCGTTATCTACCCCATAGCTCGGACGGTTGCCATGCTCGCCCTGGGGAAAACCTTGGATTCGTTGTGCCTGGCGGCGTTCTGGCCGGCTATGGAGACGGCGTCCACCACAGGCAAGGAGACTGCGGGGCATTCGATGGGGATCATCTATACTGTGTTTCCTATAGCAGTGTTCCTCGGATCCTCAGCCGGAGGGTGGCTAGCCGGGGCATTCGGATACCAGGCGGCATTCCACGCGAGCCTCAGCGCAGGGCTTGTCGCCATGGTCGGTGTCGCCAGCGGCTGGTGGGTCCCGCGCACCTGGAGGCAAAGGCTCGGGAGCCTCAGGCGCGGGGGTCAGGGTGTAGGGTACAGGGCTATCCAAGCGGCAGGGCGCGCGGAAGGGTGTTCGGACAGGCACACGAAAGGGCCTGCTGACAGTGGGGCACCAGGCTACGAGGGTTGCGAGATCCGCTCGGAGGCGCGCGGGCCCAGGGTCTATCCGGGCGCACGGTTGAAGCTTGCCCTTGCGGCTGTCTCCTGCCTCTCCTACTGCCTCATAGTGGGCTTGATGTGGACGTTTGTGCCTCTGCTCGCGGATGTTAGGGGCTTGCGCGTCGAACTTGTAGGCCTGCTGGTCGGGATGTTCTGGGTCGGCAGAGTCGCAATATCCCTCGCTGCGGGCGCCGTATCGGAGCGCGCCGGCAGGGGAGCAGTGATTGTGCCGGCCCTTCTTGTGGGCGCCGCCGGCACAGCCGTCCTGGCCTACGGGCAGAGCGAACCGGTCATGTTCGCGGGAGTGTCGATGATGGGCCTGTGCACAGGGGCGCTGGCTCCGGCAAGCCTGTCCCTGGGGTCGGACTGCGTGCCGAACGAGTATCGTGGGTGGGCAATGGGCCTGTGCGAAACCTTCTGCGGGCTCGGATTTCTGGTGATCGGCGCTGCCGGAGGAATCCTCGGGGAGATCTACGGACCCTCGGCCCCGTTCGTGGCCACCGCCGCGGCAACTGCAGTGGTGGCAGCGGTTTTCGCGTTCTTCTTCTGGGGGTGGGGGCGTATCATCGGCGTCCTGCAGCGCCGGAAGCCCCTCAGCGAGAGAGCCACTTGA
- a CDS encoding helix-turn-helix domain-containing protein translates to MGDAGGEVETRLEDLPDRLKVGDVAHFLGVRPSTVRKWVRSGRLPAVVEGRTVRVFKPVFEEFLRRGTTQFARDLPEFLTAAEVADILRVHRSTIYYLIRRGDMAAVWVGRSPRVPSSELRRFIEQGGTRASSDHQDNQSLGQGSEGRRVYRVQRRLPDQEYH, encoded by the coding sequence ATGGGAGACGCAGGTGGCGAGGTTGAGACCCGTCTGGAGGACTTGCCCGACCGGCTCAAGGTGGGAGACGTCGCACATTTTCTGGGAGTGAGGCCGTCCACGGTGCGCAAGTGGGTGCGTTCAGGACGGTTGCCAGCTGTGGTGGAAGGCCGAACGGTCCGGGTCTTCAAGCCGGTTTTCGAGGAGTTTCTCAGGAGAGGCACAACACAGTTCGCCCGTGACTTGCCAGAATTCCTCACCGCTGCTGAGGTTGCGGACATACTCAGAGTCCACCGGTCTACGATATACTACCTCATCCGACGCGGGGACATGGCCGCCGTGTGGGTCGGTCGCTCGCCCCGTGTCCCCAGTTCGGAGCTGCGGAGGTTCATAGAGCAAGGCGGCACCCGCGCATCTTCGGACCACCAGGATAACCAGTCACTGGGCCAGGGTTCCGAGGGCCGGCGGGTGTACCGTGTGCAGAGGCGCCTCCCAGATCAAGAGTACCACTGA
- the atpC gene encoding ATP synthase F1 subunit epsilon, protein MEVEILSPEGIVFRGQAESAVLPTADGYVGILPGHARLAGRLGPGTLRVRAGGGVETVEVENGIVRVRPDKVTVLLTGVGEHTEKDGRRAHRGQGAQKEWRRNVAGARRGQSAG, encoded by the coding sequence ATGGAAGTCGAGATACTGTCGCCGGAGGGGATTGTATTCCGCGGACAGGCTGAATCAGCGGTGCTCCCGACGGCCGACGGGTACGTCGGAATCCTGCCGGGACATGCACGGCTTGCCGGGCGTCTCGGCCCTGGGACGCTCAGAGTCAGGGCGGGCGGCGGAGTGGAGACCGTGGAGGTTGAAAATGGGATCGTGCGAGTGAGGCCGGACAAGGTGACGGTTCTGCTCACGGGTGTGGGTGAGCACACGGAGAAGGATGGGAGACGTGCGCACCGAGGACAAGGTGCGCAGAAAGAATGGCGACGAAACGTCGCGGGGGCGCGACGGGGGCAGAGTGCCGGCTGA
- the atpD gene encoding F0F1 ATP synthase subunit beta, with the protein MAVAEAHESDGHVVRVAGPVIEVEFDEGEVPPIHTALRLVPDEEEEILFLSGLGMDEHHPISPREVLVEVHEHLGGRRVRCIALLPTEGMRRGMRAINTGGPLTVPVGPEILGRVFNVLGETVDGGEQVKTEDRQPIHKPPPPFEEQEPPRAILETGIKAIDLLAPYPKGGKIGLFGGAGVGKTVLVMELMRHVAESYGGRSVFIGIGERTREGNELWLQMKRTGVLNHAILVFGQMNEPPGARFRAALAGITMAEYFRDREEQDVLLFIDNIFRFIQAGAEVSALLGRIPSAVGYQPTLAIELGALQERIVSTGRASVTSIQAVFIPADDYTDPAPATTFAHLDATTNLERRIAEVGIYPAVDPLASRSRFLDPTVVGEEHYEVARRVQATLQRFRELQDIIAILGVDELSPEDRAQVARARRIQKFLSQPFFVSQQFTGLAGRSVPVRETVRGFRLILDGELDDIPEDAFYMAGTIDEAIDRARAPAGDVGSGGRDVTAPSGHGGVGGA; encoded by the coding sequence ATGGCCGTGGCCGAGGCACATGAGTCAGATGGGCACGTTGTGAGGGTAGCCGGGCCCGTAATCGAGGTGGAATTCGACGAAGGCGAAGTGCCCCCCATCCACACCGCGCTCCGGCTCGTGCCCGACGAAGAAGAGGAGATTCTGTTCCTTTCCGGCTTGGGCATGGACGAGCACCACCCCATCTCCCCGCGTGAAGTCCTCGTCGAGGTTCACGAGCACCTGGGTGGCAGGAGAGTGAGGTGCATCGCCCTGCTGCCTACGGAGGGGATGCGCCGAGGGATGAGGGCCATCAACACGGGTGGGCCACTCACGGTCCCCGTCGGACCCGAGATCCTGGGGCGCGTCTTCAACGTCCTTGGGGAGACAGTCGACGGGGGAGAACAGGTCAAGACAGAAGACCGGCAGCCCATCCACAAACCCCCGCCTCCGTTCGAGGAACAGGAGCCCCCGAGGGCGATCCTGGAGACGGGGATCAAGGCCATAGACCTTCTGGCCCCTTACCCGAAAGGCGGGAAGATCGGACTGTTCGGAGGGGCCGGAGTCGGGAAGACTGTGCTTGTCATGGAGCTTATGAGGCACGTGGCAGAGAGCTATGGAGGGAGGTCCGTGTTCATCGGCATCGGGGAGAGAACTCGTGAAGGGAACGAGCTTTGGCTCCAGATGAAGCGGACCGGGGTACTGAACCATGCAATCCTGGTCTTCGGACAGATGAACGAGCCGCCTGGGGCAAGGTTCCGCGCGGCACTTGCGGGGATCACCATGGCGGAGTACTTCCGCGACCGGGAGGAGCAGGACGTCCTGCTCTTCATCGACAATATCTTTCGGTTCATCCAGGCCGGCGCGGAGGTCTCGGCGCTTCTGGGCCGGATTCCGTCCGCTGTGGGCTACCAGCCGACTCTCGCCATCGAACTCGGGGCCTTGCAGGAGAGGATAGTCTCGACAGGCCGGGCGTCGGTAACCTCTATCCAGGCGGTCTTCATCCCGGCCGACGACTACACCGACCCTGCCCCCGCGACGACCTTCGCGCACCTAGACGCTACCACGAACCTGGAGAGGCGAATCGCGGAGGTGGGGATCTACCCCGCGGTGGACCCTCTCGCGTCGCGGTCCCGATTTCTCGACCCTACGGTGGTGGGGGAGGAACACTACGAGGTAGCCCGGCGGGTGCAGGCGACCCTTCAGAGATTCCGCGAGCTACAGGACATTATCGCGATACTTGGAGTGGATGAGCTGTCGCCAGAGGATCGGGCGCAGGTCGCGCGGGCGAGACGGATCCAGAAGTTCCTCTCCCAGCCCTTCTTCGTATCCCAGCAGTTCACCGGACTGGCCGGGAGGTCCGTGCCCGTGCGGGAGACCGTGCGTGGGTTCAGGCTGATCCTCGACGGCGAGCTGGACGACATCCCGGAGGATGCTTTCTACATGGCTGGCACTATTGACGAGGCAATTGACAGAGCCCGAGCACCCGCCGGGGACGTGGGCAGTGGTGGCCGCGACGTCACAGCCCCGTCCGGGCACGGCGGCGTCGGAGGTGCATGA
- a CDS encoding F0F1 ATP synthase subunit gamma — protein sequence MTEAAELTRRTRAVESIQYLARALERAEAAAFARTQGLLEPAREFARAARDILAEVAWHEDVRAGGMELDGTRLGGVPPGRGAGEHPGGIWAVVVAGPNRGLAGTLGAELLAEADRTISVLAGRNHNVAVAVAGNIVLRHFEEGGRELLVGMPAPDGRDAARAARAVAGAIWKLRESRGLAGVTVVQTRFENILEQRAEVEEVLPAPGRGSGGQEEWIFAGDPGEVLLESEYACVLAAVHLALLESRVSESAARMRTMGTAAEGAGEMLEELEARRRLLRQSAITRELIEIVESAEIVTRAGTGA from the coding sequence ATGACAGAGGCCGCTGAGCTCACCAGGCGTACCAGGGCGGTCGAGAGTATCCAGTACCTTGCTCGGGCTCTCGAGCGCGCGGAGGCAGCTGCGTTCGCGCGCACCCAAGGTCTTTTGGAGCCAGCCAGGGAGTTCGCCAGAGCCGCCAGGGATATCCTCGCGGAGGTGGCGTGGCACGAGGATGTCCGGGCGGGAGGCATGGAGCTGGACGGCACGCGGCTGGGTGGCGTGCCCCCAGGCAGGGGTGCGGGCGAGCACCCGGGTGGGATCTGGGCGGTGGTGGTGGCTGGGCCGAACAGGGGGCTTGCAGGGACACTCGGCGCGGAGCTCCTGGCGGAAGCGGACAGGACCATTTCTGTCCTGGCCGGGCGCAACCATAACGTCGCAGTGGCAGTGGCCGGGAACATCGTCCTTCGCCATTTTGAGGAAGGCGGCCGGGAATTGCTCGTCGGGATGCCAGCCCCGGACGGAAGAGATGCGGCCCGCGCAGCCAGGGCGGTAGCGGGCGCTATATGGAAGTTGAGGGAAAGCCGAGGCCTCGCCGGGGTTACCGTGGTGCAGACCCGGTTCGAGAACATCCTGGAGCAGAGAGCGGAGGTAGAGGAAGTGCTTCCCGCCCCGGGCCGCGGCAGCGGGGGACAGGAGGAGTGGATCTTCGCCGGGGACCCTGGTGAGGTGCTGCTCGAGTCCGAGTACGCCTGCGTGCTCGCTGCGGTCCACCTCGCGCTTCTCGAGAGCAGGGTCTCTGAGAGTGCCGCCAGGATGCGAACGATGGGGACTGCGGCGGAAGGGGCAGGAGAGATGCTCGAGGAGCTGGAGGCCAGACGCCGACTGCTTCGGCAGTCCGCCATCACCAGAGAGCTCATCGAAATCGTCGAGAGCGCGGAGATCGTTACAAGAGCTGGCACGGGCGCG